One genomic region from Streptomyces sp. NBC_00582 encodes:
- the nudC gene encoding NAD(+) diphosphatase: MTTWTDQNADRPISLTAPSGIDRAAHHRLDEAWLAAAWSHPNTRCFVVSGGQVLIDETPDGRTELVMTPSFEAPLTEAHRYFLGTDEDGVSYFALQKDALPGRIDQSARPAGLREAGLLLSPRDVGLMVHAVGLENWQRTHRFCSRCGERTVIAAAGHIRRCPACGAEHYPRTDPAVIMAVTDEDDRILLGRQVHWPEGRFSTLAGFVEPGESIEQAVRREVFEEAGISVGQVDYIASQPWPFPSSLMLGFMARATSTAIDVDGDEIHEARWFSRDELAAAFEAGEVLPPYGISIAARLIELWYGKPLPTRSFV; this comes from the coding sequence GTGACCACCTGGACCGACCAGAACGCCGACAGGCCCATCTCGCTCACCGCGCCGAGCGGCATCGACCGGGCCGCCCACCACCGGCTCGACGAGGCCTGGCTCGCCGCCGCGTGGAGCCACCCCAACACGCGCTGTTTCGTCGTCTCCGGCGGCCAGGTCCTCATCGACGAGACGCCCGACGGGCGGACCGAACTCGTCATGACGCCCTCCTTCGAGGCCCCCCTCACCGAGGCGCACCGCTACTTCCTGGGCACCGACGAGGACGGCGTCAGCTACTTCGCGCTCCAGAAGGACGCCCTGCCCGGCCGTATCGACCAGTCCGCCCGCCCGGCCGGACTGCGCGAGGCCGGACTGCTGCTGTCGCCGCGGGACGTGGGCCTGATGGTGCACGCCGTCGGTCTGGAGAACTGGCAGCGCACCCACCGCTTCTGCTCCCGCTGCGGCGAGCGCACGGTCATCGCCGCGGCCGGACACATCCGCCGCTGCCCGGCCTGCGGTGCCGAGCACTACCCGCGCACCGACCCCGCGGTGATCATGGCCGTCACCGACGAGGACGACCGCATCCTCCTCGGCCGGCAGGTCCACTGGCCCGAGGGCCGCTTCTCGACCCTCGCCGGTTTCGTCGAGCCCGGCGAGTCCATCGAGCAGGCGGTGCGCCGCGAGGTGTTCGAGGAGGCCGGGATCAGCGTCGGCCAGGTCGACTACATCGCGAGCCAGCCCTGGCCGTTCCCGTCCAGCCTGATGCTGGGCTTCATGGCCCGCGCCACGTCGACCGCGATCGACGTCGACGGCGACGAGATCCACGAGGCCCGCTGGTTCTCCCGCGACGAGCTGGCCGCGGCCTTCGAGGCGGGCGAGGTCCTGCCCCCGTACGGCATCTCCATCGCGGCCCGCCTGATCGAGCTCTGGTACGGCAAGCCGCTGCCGACGCGCAGCTTCGTCTGA
- a CDS encoding helix-turn-helix domain-containing protein, with amino-acid sequence MKHAEKLVGVAMALYADYETGENVCPSNGTIAKELGYGGKAPEQTVNKIVGRLRKAGWLTKTGKVPDGPVIYRLTLPRQGGMAEEPYNLHTFKSDGGRSRSQRRRASR; translated from the coding sequence ATGAAGCACGCAGAGAAGTTGGTCGGCGTCGCCATGGCGTTGTACGCGGACTACGAGACGGGCGAGAACGTGTGCCCGTCGAACGGGACGATCGCCAAGGAACTCGGCTACGGCGGGAAGGCTCCGGAGCAGACCGTCAACAAGATCGTTGGCAGGCTGCGTAAGGCTGGCTGGCTTACGAAGACGGGCAAGGTGCCGGACGGTCCGGTGATCTACCGACTCACCTTGCCAAGGCAGGGGGGTATGGCTGAGGAGCCATACAACCTACATACCTTCAAGAGCGACGGCGGTAGGAGTAGGAGCCAGCGGCGAAGAGCAAGCCGGTAG
- a CDS encoding dipeptidase, whose product MSHTVDSAVSAVRTYIGQHRAAFLDDLAEWLRIPSVSAQPDHAPDVRRSADWLAAKLLETGFPTAEVWRTPGAPAVYAEWPSSDPEAPTVLVYGHHDVQPAAREDGWDSDPFEPVVRENRLYARGAADDKGQVFFHTLGVRAHLAATGRTAPAVHLKLLIEGEEESSSPNFRALVEEHAERLAADAVIVSDTGMWSADTPTVCTGMRGLAECEIRLFGPDQDIHSGSFGGAVPNPATAAARLVAALHDEHARVAVPGFYDGIVELTDRERELFAELPFDEEQWLRTAKSHAAHGEAGHTTLERVWARPTAEVNGIGGGYQGPGSKTIIPSSAFVKLSFRLVAGQDPDHVEKAVRAWADEQIPAGIRYEIAFSPATRPCLTPLDHPALRSVVSAMGRAFEGPVRFTREGGSGPAADLQEVLGAPVLFLGISVPSDGWHAPNEKVELDLLLKGVETTAYLWGDLAENWRRAP is encoded by the coding sequence ATGAGCCACACCGTTGACAGTGCCGTCAGCGCCGTCCGCACGTACATCGGGCAGCACCGCGCCGCCTTCCTCGACGACCTCGCCGAGTGGCTGCGCATCCCGTCGGTGTCGGCGCAGCCCGACCACGCCCCCGACGTACGCCGCAGCGCGGACTGGCTCGCCGCGAAGCTGCTGGAGACCGGTTTCCCGACCGCCGAGGTCTGGCGGACGCCCGGCGCCCCCGCCGTCTACGCGGAGTGGCCCTCGAGCGACCCCGAGGCGCCCACCGTCCTGGTCTACGGCCACCACGACGTGCAGCCCGCCGCCCGCGAGGACGGCTGGGACAGCGACCCCTTCGAGCCCGTCGTCCGCGAGAACCGCCTCTACGCGCGCGGGGCGGCCGACGACAAGGGCCAGGTGTTCTTCCACACCCTCGGTGTGCGCGCCCACCTCGCCGCCACCGGCCGCACCGCCCCGGCCGTCCACCTCAAGCTGCTGATCGAGGGCGAGGAGGAGTCCAGCTCCCCGAACTTCCGCGCCCTCGTCGAGGAGCACGCCGAGCGGCTCGCCGCGGACGCCGTGATCGTCTCCGACACCGGCATGTGGTCCGCGGACACCCCCACCGTCTGCACGGGCATGCGCGGCCTCGCCGAGTGCGAGATCCGGCTCTTCGGACCCGACCAGGACATCCACTCCGGCTCCTTCGGCGGCGCCGTCCCCAACCCGGCCACCGCGGCCGCCCGCCTCGTCGCCGCCCTGCACGACGAGCACGCGCGCGTGGCCGTCCCCGGCTTCTACGACGGCATCGTCGAGCTCACCGACCGCGAACGCGAACTCTTCGCCGAGCTGCCCTTCGACGAGGAGCAGTGGCTGCGCACCGCCAAGTCGCACGCCGCCCACGGAGAGGCCGGGCACACCACGCTGGAGCGCGTCTGGGCCCGCCCGACCGCCGAGGTCAACGGCATCGGCGGCGGCTACCAGGGCCCCGGCAGCAAGACGATCATCCCGTCCTCCGCCTTCGTGAAGCTGTCGTTCCGGCTGGTCGCGGGCCAGGACCCCGACCACGTCGAGAAGGCCGTCCGCGCCTGGGCCGACGAACAGATCCCCGCCGGGATCCGCTACGAGATCGCGTTCAGCCCCGCCACCCGCCCGTGCCTGACCCCGCTCGACCACCCCGCCCTGCGGTCCGTGGTCAGCGCCATGGGCCGCGCCTTCGAAGGGCCCGTCCGCTTCACCCGCGAGGGCGGCTCCGGACCCGCCGCCGACCTCCAGGAGGTCCTCGGCGCCCCCGTGCTCTTCCTCGGTATCTCCGTCCCCTCCGACGGCTGGCACGCGCCGAACGAGAAGGTCGAGCTGGACCTCCTCCTCAAGGGCGTCGAGACCACCGCGTATCTCTGGGGCGACCTGGCGGAGAACTGGCGCCGTGCGCCCTGA
- a CDS encoding ATP-dependent helicase, whose amino-acid sequence MPARITDPEQLKELLGIPFTPEQTACVTAPPAPQVIVAGAGSGKTTVMAARVVWLVGTGQVAPEQVLGLTFTNKAAGELAERVRKALIKAGVTDPDVIDPDNPPGEPVISTYHAFAGRLLTDHGLRIGLEPTSRLLADATRYQLAARVLREAPGPYPALTRSFADLVSDLLALDSELAEHLVRPEELRTWDAGLLGTLEGARLTNADLRKVPEAAAARRELADLVVRYRAAKRQRDLLDFGDQIALAAQLAQVPEVGRILRDEFRVVLLDEYQDTSVAQRILLAGLFGGGTGHPVTAVGDPCQAIYGWRGASVANLDDFPEHFAHADGRPATRQALSENRRSGGRLLDLANGLATPLRAMHAGVEALRPAPGAERDGLVRCALLATHAEEIDWIADSVAHLVNTGKAPGEIAVLCRTATDFAEIQGALVARDVPVEVVGLSGLLHLPEVADLVAVCEVLQDPGANASLVRLLTGPRWRVGPRDLALLGRRARLLVAHARGADGDDPDRRLAEAVEGIDPSEVISLADALDTFLESPLEGADDGLPFSPDARVRFARLAAELRDLRRSLADPLMDILHRVLAVTGLEVELSASPHALAARRRETLSNFLDIAASFAAGESEASLLAFLGFLRTAAQYEKGLDNALPGGENTVKVLTAHKSKGLEWDVVAVPGLVTGTFPSGQGREKWTAQAKVLPHALRGDADTLPDIESWDSRGMKAFHEAMKDHQHTEELRLGYVTFTRPRSLLLGSGHWWGPSQKKPRGPSDFLQALHDHCVSGYGEIEAWADEPREDAENPALHRAAADQVWPLPLDDAALARRRTAADTVLAHLDDLAAQDGVRPAATHDPDTHDDPDWPPPPDEDEPPYDEADPFDDDLYGDFTEETPREPAPAHPAVPHQATAAERRPPAGRPRRAALTPEEARAVASWDRDLDALAGELLRTRRSVTDVPLPTTLTASQVLRLAADPDGLAQELARPMPRPPQPAARRGTRFHAWVEARFGELTLPLLEPDELPGADAEIADERDLEALKDAFERTEYAHRTPHRVEAPFQLALAGRVVRGRIDAVYRQDDGDTTTYEIVDWKTHRARTADPLQLALYRLAWAEQQGVPVESVTAAFLYVRTGEVVRPHNLPDRAALERLLTGEEALAEDDGGPHGPTSRAQRPGEDVGAGR is encoded by the coding sequence ATGCCCGCCCGCATCACCGATCCCGAGCAGCTCAAGGAGCTCCTCGGGATCCCCTTCACCCCGGAGCAGACGGCCTGCGTCACCGCGCCGCCCGCCCCGCAGGTGATCGTGGCCGGAGCCGGATCGGGCAAGACGACGGTGATGGCCGCGCGCGTGGTGTGGCTGGTCGGCACCGGCCAGGTCGCCCCGGAACAGGTCCTCGGCCTGACCTTCACCAACAAGGCCGCCGGAGAACTCGCCGAACGCGTCCGAAAGGCGCTGATCAAGGCGGGCGTCACCGACCCCGACGTCATCGACCCGGACAATCCGCCCGGCGAGCCGGTCATCTCGACGTACCACGCCTTCGCGGGCCGGCTGCTGACCGACCACGGGCTGCGCATCGGCCTCGAACCCACCTCCCGGCTGCTCGCCGACGCCACCCGCTACCAGCTCGCCGCACGGGTCCTGCGCGAGGCCCCCGGCCCCTACCCGGCGCTCACCCGCTCCTTCGCCGACCTGGTCAGCGACCTGCTCGCCCTCGACTCCGAGCTCGCCGAACACCTCGTACGCCCCGAGGAGCTCCGCACCTGGGACGCCGGTCTGCTGGGCACCCTGGAGGGCGCCAGGCTCACCAACGCCGACCTGCGCAAGGTGCCCGAGGCCGCCGCGGCCCGGCGCGAGCTCGCCGACCTGGTCGTCCGCTACCGCGCGGCCAAACGGCAGCGCGACCTGCTGGACTTCGGCGACCAGATCGCCCTCGCGGCACAGCTCGCCCAGGTCCCCGAGGTGGGCCGGATCCTGCGGGACGAGTTCCGTGTGGTCCTCCTCGACGAGTACCAGGACACCTCCGTCGCCCAGCGCATCCTCCTGGCCGGTCTGTTCGGCGGCGGCACCGGCCACCCCGTGACCGCCGTCGGAGACCCCTGCCAGGCCATCTACGGCTGGCGCGGCGCCTCCGTCGCCAACCTCGACGACTTCCCCGAGCACTTCGCGCACGCCGACGGCCGGCCCGCCACCCGTCAGGCGCTCAGCGAGAACCGCCGCAGCGGCGGCCGCCTCCTCGACCTCGCCAACGGTCTCGCCACCCCCCTGCGCGCCATGCACGCGGGCGTGGAGGCCCTCCGCCCCGCCCCCGGCGCCGAACGCGACGGCCTGGTCCGCTGCGCGCTCCTCGCCACCCACGCCGAGGAGATCGACTGGATCGCCGACTCCGTCGCCCACCTCGTGAACACCGGCAAGGCCCCCGGTGAGATCGCCGTCCTGTGCCGTACGGCCACCGACTTCGCCGAGATCCAGGGCGCCCTCGTCGCCCGGGACGTGCCCGTCGAGGTCGTCGGCCTCTCCGGACTGCTGCATCTGCCCGAGGTCGCCGACCTCGTCGCCGTCTGCGAGGTCCTCCAGGACCCAGGCGCCAACGCCTCCCTGGTCCGGCTGCTCACCGGCCCGCGCTGGCGCGTCGGCCCGCGCGACCTCGCCCTCCTCGGCAGGCGGGCCCGCCTCCTCGTCGCCCACGCGCGCGGGGCCGACGGCGACGACCCGGACCGCCGCCTCGCCGAGGCCGTCGAAGGGATCGACCCCTCCGAGGTGATCTCGCTCGCGGACGCCCTCGACACCTTCCTGGAGAGCCCCCTGGAGGGCGCCGACGACGGGCTGCCGTTCTCGCCGGACGCGCGCGTGCGCTTCGCACGGCTCGCCGCCGAGCTGCGCGACCTGCGCCGCTCCCTGGCCGACCCGCTGATGGACATCCTGCACCGCGTCCTCGCCGTCACCGGTCTCGAGGTCGAACTGTCGGCCTCCCCGCACGCGCTGGCCGCCCGCCGCCGCGAGACCCTGTCGAACTTCCTCGACATCGCCGCCTCCTTCGCCGCCGGCGAGAGCGAGGCGAGCCTGCTCGCCTTCCTCGGCTTCCTGCGCACCGCCGCCCAGTACGAGAAGGGCCTCGACAACGCCCTGCCCGGCGGCGAGAACACCGTCAAGGTCCTCACCGCGCACAAGTCCAAGGGCCTGGAGTGGGACGTCGTCGCCGTCCCCGGCCTGGTCACCGGCACCTTCCCCAGCGGCCAGGGCCGCGAGAAGTGGACCGCCCAGGCCAAGGTGCTGCCGCACGCGCTGCGCGGCGACGCCGACACCCTCCCCGACATCGAGTCCTGGGACTCCCGGGGCATGAAGGCCTTCCACGAGGCCATGAAGGACCACCAGCACACCGAGGAACTCCGCCTCGGCTACGTCACCTTCACCCGCCCCCGCTCCCTGCTCCTCGGCTCCGGCCACTGGTGGGGCCCCAGCCAGAAGAAACCACGCGGCCCCTCCGACTTCCTGCAGGCCCTCCACGACCACTGCGTGTCGGGGTACGGCGAGATCGAGGCCTGGGCGGACGAGCCGCGGGAGGACGCGGAGAACCCCGCCCTGCACCGCGCGGCGGCCGACCAGGTCTGGCCGCTCCCGCTGGACGACGCGGCACTGGCCCGCCGCCGCACCGCCGCCGACACCGTCCTCGCCCACCTCGACGATCTCGCCGCCCAGGACGGCGTACGGCCCGCCGCCACGCACGACCCGGACACCCACGACGACCCCGACTGGCCCCCGCCCCCCGACGAGGACGAGCCGCCCTACGACGAGGCCGACCCGTTCGACGACGACCTCTACGGCGACTTCACCGAAGAGACGCCCCGGGAACCCGCCCCGGCCCACCCCGCCGTCCCCCACCAGGCCACCGCCGCAGAGCGCCGGCCTCCCGCCGGCCGCCCCCGGCGGGCCGCCCTCACGCCCGAGGAGGCCCGCGCCGTCGCCTCCTGGGACCGCGACCTCGACGCGCTCGCCGGCGAGCTCCTGCGCACCCGCCGGAGCGTCACCGACGTCCCCCTCCCGACGACGCTCACCGCGTCGCAGGTGCTGCGCCTGGCCGCCGACCCGGACGGTCTCGCACAGGAACTCGCACGCCCCATGCCGCGCCCCCCGCAACCGGCCGCGCGCCGCGGCACCCGGTTCCACGCATGGGTGGAGGCCCGCTTCGGGGAGTTGACGCTTCCGCTCCTCGAACCCGACGAGCTGCCCGGCGCCGACGCCGAGATCGCCGACGAGCGGGACCTGGAGGCGCTCAAGGATGCCTTCGAGCGCACCGAGTACGCCCACCGCACCCCGCACCGCGTCGAGGCCCCCTTCCAGCTCGCTCTCGCCGGCCGCGTCGTACGGGGCCGCATCGACGCCGTCTACCGGCAGGACGACGGCGACACCACGACGTACGAGATCGTCGACTGGAAGACCCACCGCGCCCGCACCGCGGACCCCCTCCAGCTCGCCCTGTACCGGCTCGCCTGGGCCGAGCAGCAGGGTGTGCCCGTGGAATCCGTCACAGCGGCGTTCCTCTATGTGCGCACCGGCGAGGTGGTACGGCCCCACAACCTGCCCGATCGCGCGGCCCTGGAGCGCCTGTTGACGGGCGAGGAAGCGCTTGCCGAGGACGACGGGGGACCGCACGGGCCCACAAGCCGTGCACAACGGCCCGGCGAGGATGTCGGCGCGGGCCGATAG
- a CDS encoding recombinase family protein: MSEKPRALGVVRLSVGNENQTGEDTQRTRISKRADAEEMELVDFAVDIDVSASISPWVRPSLGDWLNNKKDQFDHIIILKIDRIARSVRHLSDIIEWCEANGKGLISCEEGFDLSKPWGKTIAKILAVVAEAELDAIKARNKASRETMRKTGRWPGGLVPFGRRAVKGDAGFTLELDPEYGPTLIEMIRRFIEKPSFSAVADWLNEQGVPTAQDIARIRAAAGESTTRLADPKPRGARWTPTTVQAVLISRSLLGEYVRASGAVARNDDGTPVMRSEPVLNEEEWTKLSEAVASVKYKKQKGSTSPTVGVTFCLLCGSALYFVKGDPAKGKRERYRCHGNKSKGIQACPKQRFWAEDLYPWLESTLLGEIGHLERMESKTTIDDSRAAKLAVIDGKMNQLLKELQQDELSAVAYASQVASLAQDREKVTNQEGPKPVTVWTGTGESYAEWWERSSVDERREWLKKHKVKAYFGHDVLAVDPGDLIENIKQQGISYWDLPSKSSQVLPPITPISLHGKPYEKPKPLTGVEWEIVSRWEDFDAERAAQRAKAEEESKGAEGAEMVPISA; the protein is encoded by the coding sequence GTGAGCGAGAAGCCCAGGGCTCTTGGCGTGGTCCGTCTGTCCGTCGGCAACGAGAACCAGACGGGGGAGGACACGCAGCGCACCCGCATCAGCAAGCGTGCGGACGCGGAGGAAATGGAGTTGGTCGACTTCGCCGTCGACATCGACGTGTCGGCGTCCATCTCGCCGTGGGTACGCCCGTCCCTGGGCGACTGGCTCAACAACAAGAAGGACCAGTTCGACCACATCATCATCCTGAAGATCGACCGCATCGCGCGGTCGGTCCGTCATCTGTCGGACATCATTGAGTGGTGCGAGGCGAACGGTAAGGGCCTCATCTCCTGCGAGGAGGGATTCGACCTCTCGAAGCCGTGGGGCAAGACCATCGCCAAGATCCTGGCTGTGGTCGCCGAGGCCGAGCTGGACGCCATCAAGGCCCGCAACAAGGCTTCCCGGGAGACCATGCGGAAGACCGGCCGCTGGCCGGGTGGCCTTGTCCCGTTCGGACGTAGAGCAGTGAAGGGCGACGCAGGCTTCACTCTGGAACTCGACCCCGAGTACGGCCCGACGCTGATCGAGATGATCCGGCGCTTCATCGAGAAGCCGAGCTTCTCGGCCGTCGCCGACTGGTTGAACGAGCAAGGTGTACCCACGGCTCAGGACATCGCTCGCATCCGCGCGGCGGCGGGCGAGAGCACAACTCGGCTGGCCGACCCGAAGCCTCGGGGAGCCAGGTGGACGCCGACCACAGTGCAAGCCGTACTGATCAGCCGCTCCCTGCTCGGGGAGTACGTACGCGCCAGTGGCGCCGTAGCCCGCAACGACGACGGCACACCTGTCATGCGTTCTGAGCCGGTACTGAACGAGGAGGAGTGGACGAAGCTGTCGGAAGCCGTCGCCTCGGTCAAGTACAAGAAGCAGAAGGGTTCTACGTCGCCGACGGTGGGCGTGACGTTCTGCCTGTTGTGCGGAAGCGCCCTCTACTTCGTGAAGGGCGACCCGGCCAAGGGCAAGCGCGAGCGGTACCGCTGTCACGGCAACAAGAGCAAGGGCATCCAGGCATGCCCGAAGCAGAGGTTCTGGGCCGAAGACCTGTACCCCTGGCTGGAGTCGACCCTGTTGGGCGAGATCGGCCACTTGGAACGGATGGAGTCGAAGACGACCATCGACGACAGCCGTGCGGCGAAGCTCGCCGTGATCGACGGCAAGATGAACCAGCTCCTGAAGGAACTCCAGCAGGACGAGCTCAGCGCCGTCGCGTACGCCTCGCAAGTCGCCAGCCTTGCCCAGGACCGAGAGAAGGTCACCAACCAGGAGGGGCCGAAGCCGGTGACCGTGTGGACGGGTACGGGCGAGAGCTACGCGGAGTGGTGGGAGCGGTCGAGTGTCGACGAACGGCGTGAATGGCTGAAGAAGCACAAGGTCAAGGCGTACTTCGGACATGACGTCCTGGCCGTCGATCCCGGCGACCTGATCGAGAACATCAAGCAACAGGGCATCTCGTATTGGGACCTGCCCTCCAAGTCTTCTCAGGTGCTCCCACCGATCACGCCGATCTCGTTGCACGGAAAGCCGTACGAGAAGCCGAAGCCGCTTACGGGTGTGGAATGGGAGATCGTCAGCCGCTGGGAGGACTTCGACGCGGAACGGGCAGCGCAGCGGGCGAAGGCTGAGGAGGAATCCAAGGGAGCAGAGGGAGCCGAGATGGTTCCGATCTCTGCCTGA